A single region of the Candidatus Methylomirabilota bacterium genome encodes:
- a CDS encoding urea carboxylase-associated family protein, whose translation MGRSPRAADLGVKQEIPIPARSGVGFRVGAGQFVQVLDIAGRQCADFFAYTAAEPREYLSAEHTRVAIDGLFPRIGQSFLSNLRRPMLQFEEDRSPGIHDMLFAACDPARYAQYGVTDHASCADNLRAALRRLGVEACHVPQPVNFFMNVAVRPDGRCEFGPPQTNPGDYVLLRAFHDCLVVISACPQEWNPAANYHPSDLLARILVAD comes from the coding sequence ATGGGGCGTTCGCCGCGCGCTGCTGACCTCGGCGTGAAGCAGGAGATTCCGATTCCCGCCCGCTCCGGCGTCGGGTTTCGGGTGGGCGCCGGCCAGTTCGTCCAGGTGCTCGACATCGCCGGGCGGCAGTGCGCCGATTTCTTCGCGTACACCGCCGCCGAGCCACGCGAGTACCTGTCGGCCGAACACACCCGGGTGGCCATCGACGGGCTGTTTCCGCGGATCGGCCAGTCGTTCCTGTCGAATCTGCGGCGCCCGATGCTGCAGTTCGAGGAGGACCGCTCGCCGGGCATCCACGACATGCTCTTCGCCGCCTGCGACCCGGCCCGCTACGCGCAGTACGGGGTGACGGACCATGCCTCCTGCGCCGACAACCTGCGCGCGGCGCTCCGTCGGCTCGGCGTGGAGGCCTGCCACGTCCCCCAGCCGGTCAACTTCTTCATGAACGTGGCGGTGCGCCCCGACGGTCGCTGCGAGTTCGGTCCGCCTCAGACGAACCCGGGCGACTACGTGCTTCTCAGGGCGTTCCACGACTGTCTGGTCGTGATCTCGGCGTGTCCCCAGGAGTGGAACCCGGCGGCGAACTATCATCCCTCGGACTTGCTCGCGCGGATTCTCGTGGCAGACTGA